A stretch of Alkalicella caledoniensis DNA encodes these proteins:
- a CDS encoding purine-nucleoside phosphorylase: MKNIMERLKETVSYIQKKVDYKPEIGLILGSGLGVLAEDIENPIYVPYGDIPNFPISTVVGHAGQLVFGSLNGKKVVAMQGRFHYYEGYSQMEVTFPVRVMKLLGVDKLIVTNAAGGVNETFNVGQLMLIKDHINLTNYNPLIGPNLDEMGVRFPDMAKAYTPELRKLAKAVAQNLNIDLAEGVYVGFTGPNYETPAEIRLTRTIGGDAVGMSTVPEVIVARHCGLDVLGISCITNMAAGILDVALDHREVIEVTQRVRSEFITLVKNIIREM, encoded by the coding sequence ATGAAAAACATTATGGAAAGGCTTAAAGAAACAGTAAGTTATATCCAAAAAAAAGTGGATTATAAGCCAGAAATAGGACTGATTTTAGGTTCCGGATTGGGCGTCCTTGCTGAAGATATTGAAAATCCCATCTATGTTCCATATGGTGATATTCCTAATTTTCCCATCTCAACAGTTGTAGGGCACGCAGGACAGTTGGTTTTTGGTAGCCTAAATGGCAAGAAAGTTGTGGCAATGCAAGGGAGATTTCACTACTATGAGGGATACTCCCAAATGGAGGTTACCTTTCCTGTAAGGGTTATGAAGTTACTGGGGGTTGACAAGTTAATAGTTACTAATGCAGCAGGTGGTGTCAATGAAACTTTTAATGTTGGTCAACTAATGCTCATCAAAGACCATATCAATTTAACAAATTACAATCCCCTTATAGGTCCGAACTTAGATGAGATGGGTGTTAGATTCCCAGACATGGCCAAAGCCTACACACCTGAACTGAGAAAACTTGCTAAAGCCGTAGCACAAAACCTAAACATAGACCTTGCAGAGGGTGTTTATGTAGGTTTTACAGGCCCTAATTATGAAACACCTGCTGAGATAAGGCTTACTAGGACCATAGGCGGCGATGCAGTTGGGATGTCAACTGTGCCAGAAGTTATAGTTGCAAGACATTGTGGGCTAGATGTTTTAGGTATATCATGTATTACCAACATGGCTGCTGGTATACTAGATGTTGCACTTGACCATAGGGAAGTGATTGAGGTAACCCAACGAGTCAGATCTGAATTTATTACACTTGTTAAAAACATAATTAGGGAAATGTAG
- the xerD gene encoding site-specific tyrosine recombinase XerD, which yields MENLLSDYLTYLRVERGLAENTVLSYERDLKKFISFAKKSGFTSIESIQRQQIITYLLKLQGENMAPSSVTRNLASIRSFFSYLNIENLTKNDPSSDLDSPKLSKKLPKVITIDEVEDLLQQPDETDKFGIRDRAMLEILYATGLRVSELISLDVDDVNLELGFLRCIGKGSKERIVPLGKIAISYLKIYLDNTRNKLVKTIEQKSLFVNFHGRRLTRQGFWKIVKKYANQAGIKSEITPHTLRHSFATHLLENGADLRSVQEMLGHADISTTQIYTHVTQKKLQKVHKEFHPRA from the coding sequence ATGGAAAATCTATTGTCAGATTATCTGACCTATTTAAGGGTGGAGAGGGGGCTGGCAGAAAACACAGTACTTAGCTATGAGAGGGATTTAAAGAAATTCATAAGCTTCGCTAAGAAATCTGGGTTTACTAGCATTGAAAGCATACAAAGACAGCAAATAATTACATATCTGCTGAAACTACAAGGTGAGAATATGGCTCCTTCATCAGTCACAAGAAATCTGGCATCAATCAGATCTTTTTTCAGTTATCTAAATATAGAGAATCTAACTAAGAATGATCCTTCTAGTGACTTAGACTCTCCTAAGCTCTCAAAAAAACTACCTAAGGTTATAACAATTGATGAAGTTGAAGACTTGCTACAACAGCCTGATGAAACAGATAAATTCGGAATACGAGACAGAGCAATGCTAGAAATACTATACGCTACTGGTCTGAGGGTATCAGAACTAATTTCTTTAGATGTTGATGACGTAAATTTAGAACTTGGTTTTTTGAGATGTATTGGTAAGGGATCTAAAGAAAGAATAGTACCCTTAGGCAAAATTGCAATTAGTTATTTAAAGATTTACCTAGACAACACTAGAAATAAACTTGTAAAAACCATTGAACAAAAATCCTTGTTTGTTAATTTTCACGGTAGGAGACTTACAAGGCAGGGTTTTTGGAAGATTGTTAAGAAGTATGCAAATCAAGCTGGTATAAAGTCGGAAATAACACCTCATACATTGAGACACTCCTTTGCAACCCATTTACTAGAAAATGGTGCAGATTTAAGATCTGTACAAGAAATGCTAGGCCATGCAGATATATCAACAACTCAGATTTATACCCATGTAACTCAGAAAAAACTTCAAAAGGTCCATAAGGAGTTTCATCCTAGGGCCTAA
- a CDS encoding phosphopentomutase has protein sequence MKRVILLVLDSVGIGALPDADKYNDVGSNTLGNIAKKVGGLKLPTLEKMGLGNIHPIEGVKNVEEPVASYGKMMEKSPGKDTTTGHWELAGIILDEPFPTYLNGFPQDLLKEFENKIGTKTIGNYAESGTKILADLGEEHQKTGYPIVYTSADSVFQVAAHEEVIPLERLYEICKIAREMLQGEHAVGRVIARPFIGEPGNYVRTENRKDFSRLPDTKIVLQSLNEAGLDVVAVGKIHDIYSGLGINRSYKSKSNLHGLNKTIDLINEDFSGLIMTNLVDFDMMYGHRNDVEGYAKALEETDGMLEVIIQNMKDEDLLIVTADHGCDPTHPGTDHTREHVPVLLYGKNIKPVNLGTLESFTDVAVTLTKIFALDDKFPGKSLI, from the coding sequence ATTAAAAGAGTTATATTGTTAGTACTAGATAGTGTAGGCATTGGTGCCTTGCCAGATGCGGATAAATACAACGATGTTGGTTCCAACACCTTGGGGAACATTGCCAAAAAAGTAGGAGGACTAAAACTACCTACCTTAGAAAAAATGGGACTAGGCAATATTCATCCCATAGAAGGTGTCAAAAATGTTGAAGAACCAGTTGCATCCTACGGTAAAATGATGGAAAAATCCCCAGGGAAAGATACCACAACAGGGCACTGGGAACTGGCAGGAATTATATTAGATGAGCCGTTCCCCACATACTTAAATGGGTTTCCACAGGACTTGCTAAAGGAGTTCGAAAATAAAATAGGAACTAAAACCATTGGTAACTATGCTGAATCCGGAACTAAAATCTTAGCTGACTTAGGAGAAGAACATCAAAAAACAGGTTATCCAATTGTTTATACCTCAGCTGATAGCGTTTTTCAAGTTGCTGCCCATGAAGAAGTTATTCCTTTGGAAAGACTGTACGAAATCTGCAAAATTGCCAGGGAAATGCTACAAGGAGAACATGCAGTTGGTAGAGTAATAGCTAGACCTTTTATTGGTGAGCCAGGAAATTACGTTAGAACTGAAAATAGAAAAGATTTTTCTCGCTTACCAGATACAAAAATTGTTTTACAGTCTTTAAATGAGGCTGGATTAGACGTTGTGGCAGTAGGTAAGATACATGACATTTATAGCGGGCTAGGTATTAACAGAAGCTATAAATCAAAATCCAACCTACATGGATTAAACAAGACCATTGATTTAATTAATGAGGACTTTTCTGGACTCATTATGACAAACCTAGTTGACTTTGATATGATGTACGGTCATAGAAACGATGTGGAAGGTTACGCTAAAGCACTAGAAGAGACTGATGGTATGTTAGAAGTAATTATTCAAAACATGAAGGATGAAGACCTGCTGATCGTAACAGCTGACCATGGATGCGACCCTACACATCCAGGAACAGATCACACTAGAGAGCACGTCCCTGTATTACTATATGGCAAGAATATTAAACCTGTAAACTTAGGTACTTTAGAAAGTTTTACAGATGTTGCAGTAACACTCACTAAAATATTTGCATTGGATGATAAGTTCCCAGGGAAAAGCCTAATTTAA
- the spoIIAB gene encoding anti-sigma F factor translates to MENYMELIIPSYSRNESFARSVVGAFLTQLDPTLDELNDVKTAVSEAVTNAIIHGYGNNGGEIRILSKITNNIFEVKIIDQGKGIEDIEQAREPLYTSKPEMERSGLGFSVMEGFMDEVEIISKVGTGTQITLRKKFNSVPSGH, encoded by the coding sequence ATGGAAAACTATATGGAGCTTATTATACCAAGTTACTCTAGAAACGAATCCTTTGCTAGATCAGTTGTTGGAGCTTTTTTAACACAGCTAGACCCTACATTAGACGAATTAAACGATGTAAAAACTGCTGTGTCAGAAGCAGTAACAAATGCTATAATACACGGGTATGGGAATAATGGAGGGGAAATCAGGATTTTATCCAAAATTACAAATAATATTTTTGAAGTTAAAATTATAGATCAAGGGAAGGGCATAGAAGACATAGAACAGGCTAGGGAACCACTTTATACATCTAAACCTGAAATGGAAAGATCAGGCTTAGGTTTTTCTGTGATGGAAGGATTTATGGATGAAGTAGAGATTATTTCTAAAGTAGGGACTGGAACTCAAATAACCCTGCGTAAGAAATTTAATAGTGTCCCCAGTGGACATTAG
- a CDS encoding NAD(P)(+) transhydrogenase (Re/Si-specific) subunit beta translates to MDALWFYVISLVLSITILYGISLMSQVKTAVNGNKLSAMATALAVLVTLVYNEIFSESLAIIIILACMLIGAFIGLSLSKKVQMIQMPELVALLNGIGGAASAFVAGAAMFTAVTSFEATTGVLALIIGSLTLTGSIVAAGKLSKKIDGRPVIWNNHEFLTTVPIILLGAIVVATMVVDLPVTIILLISIALSGFLGVAFSIRVGGADMPITISLLNSLSGVAGAIAGMAIGNILLVAVGGIVGSSGLLLTQIMCKSMNSSLLTILQGKTSVAGKKTKVEPVVKESVTSEVKQVLEEKKVSAGDILKNAKKVFIVPGYGMALAQAQHLVKQLADTLEKQGTEVKYVIHPVAGRMPGHMNVLLAEADVDYEQLYEMDDVNDEFRECDACVVVGANDVLNPAAREAEGTPIYGMPILNVDKSKHIIFCNYDTSAGYAGVDNPLYSREEGVSLLLGDAAETLQNLLHDVKSIKAEEKSSSNVEHSAGAVLKGAKKVFIVPGYGMALAQAQHLVKQLADTLEKQGTEVKYVIHPVAGRMPGHMNVLLAEADVDYEQLYEMDDVNDEFRECDACVVVGANDVLNPAAREAEGTPIYGMPILNVDKSKHIIFCNYDTSAGYAGVDNPLYSREEGVSLLLGDAAETLQNLLHDVKSIKAEEKSSSNVEHSAGAVLKGAKKVFIVPGYGMALAQAQHLVKQLADTLEKQGTEVKYVIHPVAGRMPGHMNVLLAEADVDYEQLYEMDDVNDEFSECDACVVVGANDVLNPAAREAEGTPIYGMPILNVDKSKHIIFCNYDTSAGYAGVDNPLYSREEGVSLLLGDAAETLQNLLDDVKSIKAEEKPETSVETSAAKVLKDAKKVFIAPGYGMALAQAQHLVKQLADTLEKQGTEVKYVIHPVAGRMPGHMNVLLAEADVDYEQLYEMDDVNDEFSECDACVVVGANDVLNPAAREAEGTPIYGMPILNVDKSKHIIFCNYDTSAGYAGVDNPLYSREEGVSLLLGDAAETLQKLLDELK, encoded by the coding sequence ATGGATGCCCTATGGTTCTATGTAATCAGTCTTGTACTATCCATAACTATTCTTTACGGCATATCCCTCATGAGTCAAGTAAAAACAGCGGTTAACGGAAATAAATTAAGTGCTATGGCTACTGCCTTGGCTGTCCTGGTTACCCTAGTGTACAATGAGATATTTTCAGAGTCATTAGCTATTATTATAATTTTAGCGTGTATGCTAATAGGAGCATTTATAGGACTTTCACTTTCAAAAAAGGTTCAGATGATACAAATGCCAGAGTTAGTTGCACTACTCAACGGAATCGGTGGTGCGGCATCTGCCTTTGTTGCTGGAGCAGCAATGTTCACAGCTGTTACCTCCTTTGAAGCTACCACAGGGGTATTAGCTCTGATTATTGGATCGTTAACACTTACAGGAAGTATAGTGGCAGCTGGTAAACTATCTAAGAAGATAGATGGTAGGCCAGTAATATGGAACAATCATGAATTTTTGACCACAGTTCCCATTATTCTTCTTGGGGCAATAGTTGTAGCAACTATGGTGGTGGATTTGCCAGTTACCATTATACTGCTTATTTCCATAGCTTTAAGTGGATTTTTGGGTGTAGCTTTTTCAATTAGAGTTGGCGGAGCAGATATGCCCATAACTATTTCCCTTCTAAACTCACTTAGTGGAGTAGCTGGCGCCATTGCAGGTATGGCCATAGGTAATATTCTACTGGTGGCAGTTGGTGGAATAGTAGGTTCAAGTGGCCTGTTACTGACTCAAATTATGTGTAAGTCCATGAACAGTAGTTTGCTAACTATACTTCAGGGAAAAACAAGTGTTGCAGGCAAAAAGACAAAAGTAGAGCCTGTAGTTAAAGAAAGTGTTACTAGTGAAGTTAAACAAGTGCTGGAAGAGAAAAAAGTAAGTGCAGGAGACATACTTAAAAATGCTAAAAAGGTATTTATCGTACCAGGCTATGGTATGGCCCTAGCCCAAGCACAACATTTAGTGAAACAATTAGCTGACACCTTAGAAAAACAAGGTACAGAAGTTAAATACGTAATCCACCCAGTTGCAGGTCGTATGCCAGGACATATGAATGTCTTGTTAGCAGAAGCGGATGTAGACTATGAACAACTTTACGAGATGGATGATGTAAATGATGAGTTCAGGGAATGTGATGCATGTGTAGTAGTAGGAGCAAATGACGTGCTAAACCCAGCAGCAAGGGAGGCAGAAGGCACTCCAATCTACGGTATGCCCATACTAAATGTAGATAAGAGTAAACATATAATCTTCTGTAACTATGACACAAGTGCAGGTTATGCAGGGGTAGATAATCCACTATATAGCCGTGAAGAAGGAGTTAGTCTACTTTTAGGTGATGCAGCTGAAACACTGCAAAACCTTTTACATGATGTAAAAAGTATTAAAGCAGAAGAAAAATCTAGTTCAAATGTAGAACATAGTGCAGGTGCTGTTCTAAAAGGTGCCAAAAAGGTATTTATCGTACCAGGCTATGGTATGGCCCTAGCCCAAGCACAACATTTAGTGAAACAATTAGCTGACACCTTAGAAAAACAAGGTACAGAAGTTAAATACGTAATCCACCCAGTTGCAGGTCGTATGCCAGGACATATGAATGTCTTGTTAGCAGAAGCGGATGTAGACTATGAACAACTTTACGAGATGGATGATGTAAATGATGAGTTCAGGGAATGTGATGCATGTGTAGTAGTAGGAGCAAATGACGTGCTAAACCCAGCAGCAAGGGAAGCAGAAGGCACTCCAATCTACGGTATGCCCATACTAAATGTAGATAAGAGTAAACATATAATCTTCTGTAACTATGACACAAGTGCAGGTTATGCAGGGGTAGATAATCCGCTGTATAGCCGTGAAGAAGGAGTTAGTCTACTTTTAGGTGATGCAGCTGAAACACTGCAAAACCTTTTACATGATGTAAAAAGTATTAAAGCAGAAGAAAAATCTAGTTCAAATGTAGAACATAGTGCAGGTGCTGTTCTAAAAGGTGCCAAAAAGGTATTTATCGTACCAGGCTATGGTATGGCCCTAGCCCAAGCACAACATTTAGTGAAACAATTAGCTGACACCTTAGAAAAACAAGGTACAGAAGTTAAATACGTAATCCACCCAGTTGCAGGTCGTATGCCAGGACATATGAATGTCTTGTTAGCAGAAGCGGATGTAGACTATGAACAACTTTACGAGATGGATGATGTAAATGACGAATTCAGTGAATGTGATGCATGTGTAGTAGTAGGAGCAAATGACGTGCTAAACCCAGCAGCAAGGGAGGCAGAAGGCACTCCAATCTACGGTATGCCCATACTAAATGTAGATAAGAGTAAACATATAATCTTCTGTAACTATGACACAAGTGCAGGTTATGCAGGGGTAGATAATCCGCTGTATAGCCGTGAAGAAGGAGTTAGTCTACTTTTAGGTGATGCAGCTGAAACACTGCAAAACCTTTTAGATGATGTAAAAAGTATTAAAGCAGAAGAAAAGCCTGAGACCAGTGTGGAAACCAGTGCTGCAAAAGTTTTAAAGGATGCTAAAAAAGTATTCATTGCGCCAGGTTATGGTATGGCCCTAGCTCAAGCACAACATTTAGTGAAGCAATTAGCTGACACCTTAGAAAAACAAGGTACAGAAGTAAAATACGTGATTCACCCAGTTGCCGGTCGTATGCCGGGACATATGAATGTCTTGTTAGCAGAAGCGGATGTAGACTATGAGCAACTTTACGAGATGGATGATGTAAACGACGAATTCAGTGAATGTGATGCATGTGTAGTAGTAGGAGCAAATGATGTGCTAAACCCGGCAGCAAGGGAGGCAGAAGGCACTCCAATCTACGGTATGCCCATACTAAATGTAGATAAGAGTAAACATATAATCTTCTGTAACTATGATACAAGTGCAGGTTATGCAGGAGTAGATAACCCACTTTATAGCCGTGAAGAAGGTGTTAGCCTACTTCTAGGTGATGCAGCTGAGACACTGCAAAAACTGTTAGATGAATTGAAGTAA
- a CDS encoding pyrimidine-nucleoside phosphorylase, which translates to MRTVDIILKKRMGKELRENEIEFLIQGYNNGEIPDYQMSAFAMAVYFKGMTSQETAYLTNSIISSGDTIDLSMIEGIKIDKHSTGGVGDTTTLVLAPLVAAAGAPVAKMSGRGLGHTGGTLDKLEAIPGFKIDLNKEEFIDIVNTTKAAVMGQTAKLAPADGKLYSLRDVTATVDSIPLIASSIMSKKLAAGADGIVLDVKTGDGAFMKTKEDSFRLAQEMVGIGTHLNKETVAFITDMDQPLGEAIGNSLEVIEAIETLKGRGPKDLLELCLELGAQMLVIAKIYESAGEAKVRLQELIDDGSAIEKLKQFIAAQGGNPEVVNDYHLLPTAKEKLVVCSDVCGYVSKIESEGLGTLAMILGAGRAKKSDPIDHGVGIVIHKKVGDEVTQGEKVATLYVNTIVNEEDLINECLNKFTFSGEKTKKPKLIYGLVTKEGIKKY; encoded by the coding sequence GTGAGAACTGTTGATATAATTCTAAAAAAACGCATGGGAAAAGAATTAAGGGAGAATGAAATTGAATTTTTAATCCAAGGATACAACAATGGTGAAATACCAGATTACCAGATGTCTGCATTTGCAATGGCAGTCTATTTTAAGGGAATGACCTCACAAGAGACGGCTTATTTGACCAACAGTATTATATCTTCAGGGGATACCATAGACCTAAGTATGATTGAAGGGATAAAAATTGATAAACACTCCACAGGGGGTGTGGGCGATACCACCACTTTAGTGCTGGCCCCTTTAGTTGCGGCAGCAGGAGCTCCTGTGGCTAAAATGTCAGGAAGAGGGTTAGGGCATACAGGAGGAACACTAGATAAGCTAGAGGCCATTCCAGGCTTTAAGATTGATTTAAACAAAGAGGAATTTATAGATATTGTTAATACAACAAAAGCTGCTGTAATGGGACAAACAGCTAAACTTGCACCTGCCGATGGGAAACTCTATAGTTTAAGGGATGTAACCGCTACCGTTGACAGTATACCCTTAATTGCAAGCTCTATAATGAGTAAAAAGCTCGCTGCAGGGGCTGACGGTATAGTATTGGATGTAAAAACCGGTGATGGAGCATTTATGAAAACCAAAGAAGACTCTTTCAGACTAGCCCAAGAAATGGTTGGTATTGGTACTCACTTAAATAAAGAAACAGTAGCTTTTATTACTGATATGGATCAGCCTTTAGGAGAAGCCATTGGAAACAGTTTAGAAGTTATTGAAGCCATAGAAACATTAAAAGGCAGAGGGCCAAAGGATTTATTGGAACTATGCCTTGAGTTAGGTGCTCAGATGTTAGTTATTGCAAAAATTTATGAATCTGCTGGGGAAGCTAAAGTAAGGCTCCAGGAACTAATTGATGATGGAAGTGCCATTGAAAAACTTAAACAATTCATTGCAGCACAAGGTGGTAACCCCGAGGTCGTAAATGATTACCATCTGTTGCCTACGGCAAAAGAAAAGTTGGTTGTGTGTAGTGATGTTTGTGGATACGTCAGTAAAATTGAGTCTGAGGGATTAGGTACACTGGCTATGATTCTTGGTGCAGGCAGAGCGAAGAAGAGTGACCCTATAGATCACGGAGTTGGAATAGTAATTCATAAAAAAGTTGGTGATGAAGTAACCCAAGGAGAAAAAGTTGCCACACTATATGTAAATACTATTGTTAACGAAGAAGACTTAATAAATGAATGTTTAAATAAATTTACCTTCTCTGGAGAAAAAACAAAAAAACCAAAGCTAATATATGGGCTAGTTACAAAAGAGGGAATAAAAAAGTACTAG
- a CDS encoding rubrerythrin family protein has translation MVKDDNMTAANLRSAFGGESQAYMRYSYWGKVAEKDGFKNVGNLFEAVAYAEKVHAQNHFKVHENIHGDQLVPSMAGFGVGSTSENLEAAREGELFEVDQMYASYIAVAELQEEKDAKRTFHWAREVEKVHAELFEAAKKDVDSGKDYTPSSVYVCEVCGHTHPNDAPDKCPVCGAPKQKYTEFAS, from the coding sequence ATGGTTAAAGATGATAACATGACTGCAGCTAATTTACGTTCTGCATTTGGTGGAGAATCCCAAGCTTATATGCGTTATAGTTACTGGGGCAAAGTGGCAGAAAAAGACGGTTTCAAAAATGTGGGCAATCTCTTTGAAGCAGTTGCATATGCTGAAAAGGTACACGCACAAAACCACTTTAAGGTTCACGAAAACATCCACGGCGATCAATTAGTTCCATCTATGGCTGGTTTTGGCGTAGGCAGTACCTCAGAAAATCTTGAAGCCGCTCGAGAAGGAGAACTTTTTGAAGTTGATCAAATGTATGCAAGCTATATTGCCGTGGCAGAGCTTCAAGAAGAAAAGGATGCTAAAAGAACCTTCCACTGGGCAAGGGAAGTTGAAAAAGTACATGCAGAGCTTTTCGAAGCTGCTAAAAAAGATGTAGACTCAGGTAAAGATTATACACCTTCATCTGTCTATGTTTGCGAAGTATGTGGTCATACTCATCCCAATGATGCACCAGATAAATGCCCAGTGTGTGGGGCACCTAAACAAAAATATACCGAGTTTGCAAGCTAG
- a CDS encoding D-alanyl-D-alanine carboxypeptidase family protein, whose amino-acid sequence MKKSLILFLCVALTMGFSSVVSANEFELNSHSAVLMEQSTGKVIYEKNPHDSLPLASVTKIMTMLLALEAVEEGKASLDDMMTTSKRAMDMGGTQIFLEHGDQISLRDALVAVTVGSANDASVVIAEHIAGSYEGFIDRMNERALELGMENTKFVNSSGLPVEGGSNMSSAYDIALMSRELLKHEIVYEWTTIQWDTNFMGKVYLSNTNMKFLRNYPGADGLKTGWTTEAGYCVSATAKREDTRFIVATMKSENPDLRLKDVSTLLNHGFGSYKTVTINKKGDIIQTVEVDKGKNLTVDIVVKEDVSALMDRKQQENVEHRVNLPEKIQAPLTKGQVVGNIEVLYNDEVIKTVELIVNEDIEKAGVFSLMGRMFKNMLERVR is encoded by the coding sequence ATGAAGAAAAGTCTGATTTTGTTTTTGTGTGTAGCTTTAACAATGGGTTTTAGTTCAGTTGTAAGTGCTAATGAATTTGAATTAAATAGTCATTCAGCGGTTCTAATGGAACAGTCTACTGGCAAAGTGATTTACGAAAAAAATCCCCATGACTCATTACCCCTTGCCAGTGTAACGAAAATTATGACCATGTTACTGGCTTTAGAAGCTGTGGAGGAAGGTAAAGCCAGCTTAGATGATATGATGACAACCAGTAAAAGAGCCATGGATATGGGAGGAACTCAGATATTTTTAGAACATGGCGATCAAATATCCCTGCGAGATGCACTTGTTGCAGTTACCGTGGGATCGGCAAATGATGCTTCAGTTGTAATAGCTGAACATATAGCTGGCAGTTATGAAGGGTTCATCGACAGAATGAACGAACGGGCATTAGAATTGGGTATGGAAAATACCAAATTTGTTAATTCCTCAGGACTACCTGTTGAAGGTGGTAGTAATATGAGCTCAGCTTACGATATAGCTCTAATGTCCAGGGAGTTATTAAAACATGAAATAGTTTATGAATGGACTACCATACAATGGGATACAAACTTCATGGGAAAGGTTTATTTATCTAACACTAACATGAAATTCCTTAGGAATTACCCTGGTGCAGATGGTTTGAAAACTGGCTGGACAACTGAAGCAGGATACTGTGTGTCAGCCACAGCAAAGAGAGAAGATACTAGGTTTATAGTAGCCACCATGAAGTCAGAAAATCCTGATTTAAGACTTAAGGATGTTTCAACACTATTAAACCATGGGTTCGGGTCTTATAAAACTGTAACCATCAACAAAAAAGGCGATATCATACAAACTGTTGAGGTTGATAAAGGAAAAAACCTGACAGTAGATATAGTAGTAAAGGAAGATGTTTCTGCCCTTATGGATAGGAAACAACAAGAAAATGTAGAACATAGGGTTAATCTACCAGAAAAAATCCAGGCACCCCTTACGAAAGGCCAAGTTGTAGGCAATATAGAAGTGCTTTATAATGATGAGGTAATAAAGACAGTTGAACTAATAGTGAATGAGGATATTGAAAAGGCAGGGGTTTTTAGCCTTATGGGTAGAATGTTTAAAAACATGCTAGAGCGGGTAAGATAA
- a CDS encoding purine-nucleoside phosphorylase, whose protein sequence is MRLLDKIKEAKDYINGVANIEPQVGLILGSGLGTLADEIENKVVIPYGQIPHFPVSTVVGHEGQLVIGKLEGKEVIAMQGRFHYYEGYTLQELTFPVYVMNALGIKALVVTNACGGLNKNFSAGDLMLITDHINTYFTNPLIGSNYEELGPRFPDMSEAYNREYIALAKKIADELNIEIQHGVYAPITGPSYSTPAELKMLITLGGDTVGMSTVPEVTVANYLKIKVLGISCITDMAIPDELEPLTHEQVVKIANQTRPKFISLVKGWLQEVTIS, encoded by the coding sequence ATGCGTCTATTAGATAAAATAAAAGAGGCAAAGGACTATATAAATGGAGTTGCAAATATTGAGCCTCAAGTTGGTCTGATATTAGGTTCTGGATTAGGTACTTTAGCTGATGAGATAGAAAATAAGGTAGTGATACCCTATGGGCAGATACCTCATTTCCCAGTATCTACTGTTGTAGGTCATGAAGGGCAACTTGTTATTGGGAAATTAGAAGGTAAAGAAGTAATAGCCATGCAAGGACGATTCCATTATTATGAAGGCTACACACTTCAAGAATTAACATTTCCAGTATATGTTATGAACGCTTTAGGGATAAAAGCACTTGTTGTAACTAATGCATGTGGTGGATTAAACAAAAACTTCTCTGCTGGTGATTTAATGTTGATTACTGATCATATCAATACATACTTTACAAATCCTCTAATTGGATCAAATTATGAAGAGCTAGGGCCACGCTTTCCAGATATGTCAGAAGCGTACAATAGAGAATATATAGCTTTAGCAAAAAAGATAGCAGACGAACTAAATATCGAAATCCAGCATGGTGTATATGCACCGATTACTGGTCCATCATATTCAACCCCTGCTGAACTTAAGATGCTAATAACATTAGGTGGCGATACAGTAGGGATGTCAACAGTACCAGAAGTTACTGTTGCTAACTATCTAAAAATAAAGGTCCTAGGAATATCATGTATAACTGATATGGCCATTCCAGATGAATTGGAGCCATTAACCCATGAGCAAGTTGTTAAAATAGCTAACCAAACAAGACCTAAATTTATCAGTCTAGTTAAAGGATGGCTACAAGAGGTGACAATCTCGTGA
- the spoIIAA gene encoding anti-sigma F factor antagonist, producing the protein MFVNLKYVDKFLIVQVKGELDHHTAEEIKNSVMKELEKEIAINLIIDFSGLKFMDSSGIGMILGRYKEVQKLGGKMAITGLNNTVEKIIKLSGIQKIIGVYKTAEEAIANLKEEK; encoded by the coding sequence ATGTTCGTAAATCTTAAATATGTTGATAAATTTTTGATTGTACAGGTAAAAGGGGAACTGGACCATCACACTGCAGAGGAAATTAAAAACTCTGTAATGAAAGAACTAGAAAAGGAAATTGCCATAAACCTTATTATAGATTTTAGTGGTTTGAAATTTATGGATAGCTCCGGCATTGGAATGATCCTTGGTAGATACAAAGAAGTTCAAAAATTAGGTGGAAAGATGGCTATAACAGGGTTAAATAATACAGTGGAAAAAATAATCAAGCTATCTGGAATTCAGAAAATAATTGGTGTCTACAAAACCGCAGAGGAAGCTATTGCAAATTTGAAGGAGGAGAAATAG